The following are from one region of the Pelagibaculum spongiae genome:
- the purL gene encoding phosphoribosylformylglycinamidine synthase has translation MLQLRGSSALSAFRAEKLLASIVASVACASRISAEFVHFAQLDNDLTEQQLQTLKKLLQYGPADLDSSASVEQGYQQFVVVPRPGTISPWSSKATEIAHNCGLDAVIRLERGIVYRVWGITEQDRSSIETEIHDRMTQCVLEQTDQADILFQHHQPGELRHVDVLVGGRSALADANQQWGLALADDEIDYLVDSFKELGRNPTDIELMMFAQANSEHCRHKIFNADWIIDGEKQPKSLFSMIRNTHEHYSTGVLSAYKDNASVIEGSIAERFFPSTIDHGYSFHREPIHILMKVETHNHPTAISPYPGASTGSGGEIRDEGATGRGGKPKAGLTGFSVSNLRIPEYQQPWEIDYGKPERIVSALDIMLEGPIGGAAFNNEFGRPNICGYFRSFELEVATDQGSEIRGYHKPIMLAGGMGNIRADHVEKVISAPGAYIIVMGGPAMLIGLGGSAASSMDSGASSADLDFASVQRENPEMERRCQEVIDRCWALGDQNPIDFIHDVGAGGLSNALPELVSDQDLGGSFSLRKVPNDEPGMSPMEIWCNEAQERYVMTISKQNIDLFTAIAERERCPIAIVGEATEAQYIKLADDHFDNQPIDLPMSVLFGKAPKMLRNVTSRQIECPALETEQIDLSEAIARVLSLPTVGDKTFLISIGDRTITGLINRDQMVGPWQVPVADCAVTASGFNGYTGEAMAMGERAPTAIINPAASARLAVAETITNLAAARIEKLSDVKLSANWMAAAGHAGEDAALYQAVKAVGMELCPELDIAIPVGKDSMSMKTAWQEQGQEKEVVSPMSLVITGFAPVTDIRQSLTPQLKRNSGATRLLFIDLSDQSNALGGSCLAQVYGELGGESPDICAPAQLAGFFASIQQLNQLGHIQAYHDRSDGGLLATLAEMMFAGHCGVSVWLDELAADPVQALFSEGPGAVIQVAVDQLEFVRETLLAQGLANDQVLDLGGLNEQMELQIHNAQGQIFAANYSSLRQRWSQVTRKMQALRDNPECTEQEYQRNIDATDPGLFADLSFDVSENIAAPFINLGKKPQMAILREQGVNGQTEMAAAFDRAGFDAVDVHMSDLHAGRIHLKDFQGLAACGGFSYGDVLGAGEGWAKNVLFNPQLREMFAEFFQRSDSLSLGVCNGCQMLSNLKELIPGADLWPHLVRNRSEQFEARLTMVEVLDSPSLFMQGMAGSKMPIAVAHGEGQAEFRHGNSLAQIQQAGLVSLRYLDNHGQATDSYPANPNGSPEGVTGFTSADGRSTILMPHPERVFRSVQHSWAPEEWAEDGPWIQMFRNARKHIG, from the coding sequence ATGTTGCAGCTCCGTGGTAGTTCCGCACTCTCAGCCTTTCGCGCCGAAAAACTTCTGGCATCTATTGTTGCGTCTGTTGCTTGTGCAAGCCGTATCTCGGCAGAGTTTGTCCATTTCGCCCAGTTAGATAACGATCTTACCGAGCAACAACTGCAGACGCTGAAGAAGCTATTGCAGTATGGACCAGCTGATTTGGATAGTTCAGCATCAGTCGAACAGGGCTATCAACAATTTGTTGTGGTTCCCAGACCAGGCACTATTTCGCCATGGTCATCCAAGGCAACGGAAATTGCCCATAATTGCGGCCTTGACGCCGTAATAAGACTGGAGCGAGGGATTGTATATCGTGTATGGGGAATTACTGAGCAGGATCGCTCTTCAATAGAAACAGAAATTCATGATCGGATGACTCAATGCGTACTTGAGCAAACCGATCAAGCAGACATTCTGTTTCAACATCATCAGCCTGGCGAGTTACGCCATGTCGATGTGCTCGTTGGTGGTCGAAGTGCATTAGCCGATGCAAACCAGCAATGGGGTTTGGCATTGGCCGATGATGAAATCGATTATTTGGTGGATAGTTTCAAAGAATTGGGGCGCAATCCAACCGATATCGAACTAATGATGTTTGCTCAGGCAAACTCAGAACACTGCCGACACAAAATTTTTAATGCCGATTGGATTATCGATGGCGAGAAACAGCCCAAGTCGTTGTTCTCGATGATTCGAAATACCCACGAGCATTATTCAACCGGCGTATTATCTGCATATAAAGACAATGCGTCAGTTATCGAAGGTTCGATTGCTGAGCGCTTCTTCCCTTCAACTATTGATCATGGCTACAGCTTTCATCGCGAGCCGATTCATATCTTAATGAAGGTTGAAACGCACAATCACCCGACTGCTATTTCGCCATATCCAGGCGCATCAACTGGTTCGGGTGGTGAAATTCGTGATGAAGGTGCTACCGGCCGAGGCGGTAAACCTAAGGCAGGTTTAACCGGTTTTAGTGTTTCCAACTTACGCATTCCAGAATACCAACAGCCATGGGAAATTGACTATGGCAAGCCGGAGCGAATTGTTTCGGCGCTGGATATTATGCTGGAAGGGCCGATTGGTGGTGCAGCATTTAACAATGAGTTTGGGCGTCCGAATATTTGTGGCTATTTCCGTAGCTTCGAGCTGGAAGTCGCAACCGATCAAGGTTCAGAAATTCGTGGTTACCATAAGCCGATCATGCTAGCTGGTGGCATGGGTAATATTCGTGCTGATCATGTTGAGAAAGTCATTTCTGCGCCAGGTGCCTATATCATTGTGATGGGTGGCCCGGCAATGCTAATTGGCTTAGGTGGTAGCGCGGCATCTTCGATGGATTCTGGCGCTAGCTCAGCAGATTTAGATTTTGCATCAGTGCAGCGCGAAAACCCAGAAATGGAGCGCCGCTGCCAAGAAGTGATTGATCGCTGTTGGGCACTGGGAGACCAAAACCCTATTGACTTCATTCACGATGTTGGCGCGGGTGGTTTATCTAATGCTTTGCCTGAACTGGTAAGTGACCAAGATCTTGGTGGCAGTTTTTCGTTGCGTAAAGTGCCGAATGACGAGCCAGGTATGAGCCCGATGGAAATATGGTGTAACGAGGCGCAAGAGCGTTATGTTATGACCATTAGCAAGCAAAATATCGATCTTTTTACTGCTATTGCCGAGCGGGAGCGTTGCCCGATTGCCATTGTCGGTGAAGCGACCGAAGCACAGTACATCAAATTGGCTGATGATCATTTTGACAATCAACCAATTGATTTGCCGATGAGCGTGTTATTCGGTAAGGCACCCAAAATGCTGCGCAATGTGACCTCGCGTCAAATTGAATGCCCAGCATTAGAAACCGAACAAATTGACTTGTCTGAAGCCATTGCAAGAGTGTTGTCGTTACCTACGGTGGGCGATAAAACCTTCTTGATTTCTATTGGTGACCGAACCATTACCGGTCTGATCAATCGTGATCAAATGGTCGGACCATGGCAGGTGCCGGTCGCGGATTGCGCGGTGACTGCTTCTGGTTTTAATGGCTACACCGGCGAAGCCATGGCAATGGGAGAGCGTGCGCCGACGGCCATTATTAATCCGGCTGCTTCAGCTAGGTTGGCCGTTGCCGAAACCATTACCAATCTTGCTGCAGCACGCATCGAAAAATTGAGTGATGTTAAGTTGTCAGCTAACTGGATGGCCGCCGCTGGCCATGCTGGTGAAGATGCTGCGCTTTATCAGGCAGTAAAAGCGGTTGGAATGGAGTTGTGTCCAGAACTGGATATTGCTATTCCGGTTGGTAAAGATTCAATGTCGATGAAAACTGCCTGGCAAGAGCAAGGGCAGGAAAAAGAAGTTGTATCACCAATGTCTTTGGTGATTACCGGCTTTGCACCCGTAACGGATATTCGCCAATCATTAACCCCGCAATTAAAGCGCAATAGCGGCGCAACCCGTTTGTTATTTATTGATTTAAGCGATCAAAGCAACGCATTGGGTGGTTCTTGTTTGGCGCAGGTTTATGGCGAACTGGGTGGTGAATCACCTGACATTTGCGCACCCGCGCAATTGGCGGGTTTCTTTGCTTCGATTCAGCAATTAAATCAGCTGGGCCATATTCAGGCTTACCATGATCGCTCCGATGGCGGTTTATTGGCTACCTTGGCTGAAATGATGTTTGCAGGTCATTGTGGTGTCAGTGTCTGGTTAGATGAACTGGCTGCAGACCCTGTGCAGGCGCTGTTCTCTGAAGGGCCGGGTGCAGTGATTCAAGTGGCAGTTGATCAGCTAGAGTTTGTTCGTGAAACGTTGTTAGCCCAAGGATTAGCCAATGATCAAGTACTGGATCTTGGTGGCTTGAACGAGCAGATGGAACTGCAAATTCATAATGCACAAGGGCAAATTTTTGCTGCAAATTACAGTTCACTTCGCCAGCGTTGGTCGCAAGTGACGCGTAAAATGCAGGCGTTGCGTGACAACCCTGAATGTACAGAACAGGAATACCAAAGAAATATTGATGCTACAGATCCGGGGCTGTTTGCCGATTTGTCATTTGATGTTTCTGAAAATATTGCTGCGCCGTTCATTAATTTGGGTAAAAAACCGCAAATGGCGATTCTGCGAGAGCAGGGTGTTAATGGCCAAACTGAAATGGCTGCCGCATTTGATCGAGCCGGTTTTGACGCGGTAGACGTACATATGTCTGATCTACATGCTGGCAGAATTCACTTGAAAGATTTCCAAGGTTTGGCGGCTTGTGGTGGTTTTTCTTACGGTGACGTTTTAGGTGCTGGTGAAGGGTGGGCTAAAAATGTGCTGTTTAATCCTCAATTAAGAGAGATGTTTGCTGAGTTCTTCCAACGCAGTGATAGTTTATCGCTTGGGGTTTGTAATGGTTGTCAGATGCTGTCTAACCTAAAGGAATTAATTCCTGGTGCCGATCTCTGGCCGCATTTGGTGCGTAATCGTTCCGAGCAATTTGAAGCACGTTTAACCATGGTTGAAGTGTTAGATAGCCCTTCTTTGTTTATGCAAGGAATGGCTGGCTCAAAAATGCCGATTGCGGTGGCTCATGGTGAAGGTCAAGCTGAGTTCCGTCATGGCAACTCATTGGCACAAATTCAGCAGGCTGGTTTGGTGAGTTTGAGATATTTAGATAATCATGGTCAGGCGACAGACAGCTACCCGGCGAACCCGAATGGCTCGCCAGAAGGGGTTACAGGCTTTACTTCAGCGGATGGTCGCAGCACTATTTTGATGCCGCATCCAGAGCGAGTGTTCAGAAGTGTTCAGCATTCTTGGGCACCAGAAGAGTGGGCCGAAGATGGCCCATGGATTCAAATGTTTAGAAATGCCAGAAAGCATATTGGTTAA
- a CDS encoding methyltransferase regulatory domain-containing protein, whose protein sequence is MNQEVASDQDVIDRNDNSYDRMPYESFPYKQSSMEHLATMGQLFGMNPPALDTARVLELGSAEGGNIIPFAEQYPKAKFVGVDLSEIQIASGKKHIENLKLDNIELHHMSITDIDKEFGEFDYIICHGVLSWVPDFVADKILEVCNENLSENGIAYISYNTLPGWNMIRTIRDMMLYHVKNIKTPEDKLVQARAMINFVKDSLKDSNTPHSVVLAQEADLLARHSDHYLVHEHLEDNNKQYYFNEFMEIASNNKLQYLADSSLSTMYVGNMSEAVAQKLDGVNDLVRSEQYMDFINNRRFRSSLLCHSSVQLSRHLTNDLIKKFAMTFNLVPEKPISEINIESDGVLKFFIGSDDQERFVETSSPEFKAILYVFYDNVGFPQSFDSIVKKANEIFKDDRKEKIESDLVENGINLAVKGLMNISLVERNRRKDIDKPKLSKLARYQAKDTESLWATNLNHEAIAIEVFEKYCMGYMDGENTKEQIVENLVERAINKELHFSKADVALEKEEEICIEVTRQLDLFIEKLDKNVLLV, encoded by the coding sequence ATGAATCAAGAAGTAGCTTCAGACCAAGATGTTATAGATAGGAATGATAATTCATACGATAGAATGCCTTATGAAAGTTTTCCATACAAACAATCCTCAATGGAGCATTTGGCTACCATGGGTCAGCTATTTGGAATGAACCCTCCAGCGCTGGATACTGCGAGGGTTTTAGAGTTAGGTTCTGCGGAAGGAGGAAATATCATTCCGTTTGCAGAACAATATCCAAAAGCAAAGTTCGTTGGTGTTGATTTGTCAGAAATTCAAATTGCCAGCGGTAAGAAGCATATTGAAAATTTAAAATTAGACAATATTGAATTGCACCACATGTCTATTACAGACATTGATAAAGAGTTTGGTGAGTTTGATTATATTATCTGCCACGGTGTACTTTCATGGGTGCCTGATTTTGTTGCCGATAAAATACTTGAGGTTTGTAATGAAAACCTAAGCGAAAATGGAATTGCGTATATCAGCTATAACACATTGCCCGGATGGAATATGATTCGGACAATAAGAGATATGATGTTATATCACGTAAAAAATATTAAGACGCCTGAAGATAAGTTAGTTCAAGCGCGCGCGATGATTAATTTTGTAAAAGATAGTTTAAAAGATTCAAATACTCCGCACTCAGTTGTTCTCGCTCAAGAAGCAGACCTGCTGGCGAGGCATAGTGATCATTATCTAGTGCATGAGCATTTAGAAGATAATAATAAGCAGTATTATTTCAATGAATTTATGGAGATAGCTTCCAATAATAAATTGCAATATTTAGCAGACTCATCTTTATCAACTATGTATGTTGGAAATATGAGTGAGGCAGTTGCCCAAAAACTTGATGGGGTTAATGATCTAGTTCGTTCCGAGCAGTATATGGATTTTATTAATAATAGAAGATTTAGGTCTAGCCTGTTATGTCATTCAAGCGTGCAATTAAGTAGGCATTTAACTAATGATCTGATTAAGAAGTTTGCAATGACCTTCAATCTTGTGCCAGAAAAGCCGATCTCAGAAATAAATATTGAATCTGACGGCGTGCTTAAATTTTTTATTGGTAGTGATGATCAAGAAAGGTTCGTTGAGACAAGTTCTCCAGAATTTAAAGCAATATTGTATGTGTTCTATGATAATGTTGGTTTCCCGCAATCCTTTGATTCAATAGTTAAAAAAGCGAATGAAATATTTAAAGATGATCGAAAAGAAAAAATTGAATCTGATTTGGTCGAGAATGGAATTAATTTGGCGGTAAAGGGATTGATGAATATTTCTTTAGTAGAGAGAAATAGAAGAAAAGATATAGACAAGCCAAAGCTAAGTAAGTTGGCTCGCTATCAAGCGAAAGATACAGAAAGTTTATGGGCTACAAATTTGAATCATGAAGCTATTGCTATTGAAGTATTTGAAAAATACTGTATGGGTTATATGGACGGTGAAAATACAAAAGAGCAGATAGTCGAAAATCTTGTTGAAAGAGCAATAAATAAAGAGCTTCACTTTAGTAAAGCAGATGTTGCATTAGAAAAAGAAGAAGAAATTTGTATTGAAGTCACAAGGCAGCTTGATTTATTTATAGAAAAGTTAGATAAAAATGTTTTGCTGGTATGA
- a CDS encoding NUDIX hydrolase, protein MLNQQAILRQLSEYQPFDDVEAAHHAKLSDFVANASNDLQLTSRENPIGHLTASAWVLDPSGDKALLTHHRKLEMWLQLGGHVDDDNELSIAALREAVEESGIEQIKLLNDQIFDIDVHLIPERNKNGVHEPAHYHFDVRYLMKAATTVFAVSEESLNLEWVELDANDPRLAEDSINRMVLKTAGRMLLD, encoded by the coding sequence ATGCTGAACCAACAAGCGATTTTACGCCAACTGTCTGAATATCAACCGTTTGACGATGTTGAAGCTGCGCACCATGCCAAGCTGTCAGATTTTGTGGCTAATGCGTCCAATGATTTGCAGCTTACCTCAAGAGAAAACCCGATTGGTCATTTAACTGCGTCCGCTTGGGTTTTAGATCCAAGCGGCGACAAGGCTTTGCTGACTCACCATCGTAAGCTAGAAATGTGGTTGCAATTGGGTGGTCATGTTGATGATGACAATGAATTGTCGATCGCAGCATTGCGTGAAGCAGTTGAAGAAAGTGGTATCGAGCAGATTAAATTGTTGAACGATCAAATTTTTGATATCGATGTTCATTTAATTCCAGAGCGGAATAAAAATGGTGTTCATGAACCTGCTCATTACCACTTTGATGTGCGTTATTTAATGAAAGCTGCAACGACAGTGTTTGCTGTTTCTGAAGAATCGTTAAACCTAGAGTGGGTTGAGCTAGATGCTAATGATCCAAGGCTAGCAGAAGATTCTATTAACCGTATGGTATTAAAAACTGCGGGTAGAATGTTGTTAGATTAA
- a CDS encoding GNAT family N-acetyltransferase: MAPVVIRKSEPADVSAVTKIYQDEKVIAGTLQLPIPSEAMWQKRLENLDQHAYSFVAEMDQQLCGHLAFFVDSKPRRRHVASFGMGVLEQFQGKGVGSALLAAAIDHADNWLNIQRIEITAYTDNQTAIGLYKKFGFEIEGESKKYAFRNGQYVSAYHMARFRPENMD, encoded by the coding sequence ATGGCACCGGTAGTGATTCGAAAAAGTGAGCCGGCAGATGTATCTGCTGTGACAAAAATATATCAAGATGAGAAGGTTATTGCCGGAACCTTACAGCTACCAATACCTAGTGAAGCGATGTGGCAAAAGCGACTGGAAAACCTTGATCAGCATGCTTATAGCTTTGTTGCTGAAATGGACCAGCAATTATGCGGTCATCTGGCTTTTTTCGTTGATAGCAAACCACGAAGAAGGCATGTCGCGAGTTTTGGTATGGGGGTGTTAGAACAGTTTCAAGGTAAGGGCGTTGGTAGTGCATTGCTAGCAGCTGCGATTGACCATGCCGATAATTGGTTGAATATTCAACGAATTGAAATCACAGCTTATACCGATAATCAAACAGCTATTGGATTGTATAAGAAATTCGGTTTTGAAATTGAAGGTGAGTCAAAAAAATATGCCTTTAGAAATGGCCAATATGTATCGGCTTATCATATGGCGCGCTTTCGTCCAGAAAATATGGATTAA
- a CDS encoding GNAT family N-acetyltransferase yields MSSMLNPFWPIQSHNLIARCTNETLLVQDSLALFDNYCSREEESKFLARLPHSDKARTYAFVQSWAVAESWQENQRLALIIEHALTQQPIGLLVLFDKSLLDQPSKVECHFGISQDFSNQGLVSELLIALIKKLVQATGYQSLVSYCDRQHLVSQKVLLNCGFKQTELLPAHYFNPNQQAYIDCYGYCCHLK; encoded by the coding sequence ATGTCATCAATGTTGAATCCATTTTGGCCGATTCAAAGTCACAATTTAATTGCTCGCTGTACCAATGAAACATTACTAGTGCAAGATTCGCTAGCGCTGTTTGATAACTATTGTAGCCGTGAAGAAGAATCGAAATTTTTAGCTAGGCTGCCACATTCAGATAAAGCACGAACCTATGCTTTTGTTCAGTCATGGGCGGTTGCCGAAAGCTGGCAAGAAAATCAACGGCTGGCATTGATTATTGAACATGCTTTGACCCAGCAGCCGATTGGTTTGTTAGTTCTGTTTGATAAAAGTTTGCTAGATCAACCAAGCAAAGTTGAATGTCACTTTGGTATTAGTCAGGACTTTTCAAATCAAGGTCTGGTTAGCGAGTTATTAATCGCATTGATTAAAAAATTAGTGCAAGCCACCGGTTATCAGTCACTGGTAAGCTATTGCGATCGGCAGCATTTAGTCAGTCAAAAAGTATTATTGAACTGTGGTTTTAAACAGACTGAATTGTTACCTGCACATTATTTTAATCCCAACCAGCAAGCTTACATTGATTGCTATGGATATTGTTGCCATCTGAAGTAA
- a CDS encoding YggL family protein produces the protein MKMSLNVNRNRRLRKKLYLHEFAIKGFELQFTFEALDEDAFYDLVDRMIDFADTRNLVIAGGATLKSFHGLITSADRYESATEEDLSEFNQWLAKQSSIDDISVGELVDANYDFDTKI, from the coding sequence ATGAAAATGAGCCTGAATGTTAATAGAAACCGCCGCTTACGCAAGAAGCTGTATCTGCATGAGTTTGCAATAAAGGGCTTTGAGCTGCAGTTCACTTTTGAAGCATTAGATGAAGATGCTTTTTATGACCTAGTAGATCGAATGATCGATTTTGCTGATACTCGTAATCTTGTGATTGCTGGTGGCGCAACCTTAAAGAGTTTCCATGGTTTAATAACGTCTGCTGACCGTTATGAATCTGCTACTGAAGAAGATCTGTCTGAGTTTAATCAATGGCTGGCCAAGCAATCATCTATTGATGATATTAGTGTTGGCGAGTTGGTTGATGCGAACTATGATTTTGACACAAAAATCTAA
- a CDS encoding multidrug effflux MFS transporter: MSQTARNTLPLIFLLAILSPMSIDIYLPSIPEMALWFNAAESDLHSTLTLFMFCLGFGQLAAGPIADRLGRKKVALGGVVLFIIGAIIAIFAKQLEVLNFARSLQGLGAACGSVSAFAWIRDNFAAEEAGRWISYIGGAIGLMPTFAPILGSLLALNWGWQANFGFMVIAGLFLMAGIMMRFANDAPIKMAAEESQKNDAMIKSGLKSDLLEIITNRQFLISSISGMFAMGAIISYATHAPTVAITMAGMSSIGFSILFGINGLVQLVSSLFAPTVSKRIGPHLTIALGLVIAGLAAVGLWTLDSTIGQQYPLIFFALTAVFGVAFNLIFGTAAGLALAPFGHCAGTAAALDGFARMAGGALIATLVTLPGLSAFNTVALAFGLLLLPLPWFIKDGMFNNQEEINCDQQYQPQAA; this comes from the coding sequence ATGAGCCAAACCGCTAGAAATACGCTGCCACTGATTTTCCTTTTGGCAATTTTAAGCCCCATGTCGATCGATATTTATTTACCATCGATTCCTGAAATGGCTTTGTGGTTTAACGCAGCGGAATCAGATTTACACAGCACCTTAACTCTGTTTATGTTTTGTCTCGGTTTTGGTCAATTAGCTGCCGGTCCGATTGCCGACCGCTTAGGCAGAAAGAAGGTTGCCTTAGGTGGTGTGGTTTTATTCATTATTGGCGCAATCATCGCTATTTTTGCCAAGCAGCTAGAAGTCTTAAATTTCGCTCGCAGCTTGCAAGGCCTTGGCGCTGCTTGCGGCAGCGTTTCAGCCTTTGCTTGGATTCGCGATAACTTTGCCGCAGAAGAAGCTGGCCGCTGGATTAGTTACATTGGCGGTGCCATTGGCTTAATGCCGACCTTTGCACCCATTCTTGGTAGCTTGTTGGCGCTGAATTGGGGATGGCAAGCTAACTTTGGATTTATGGTGATTGCTGGATTGTTTTTAATGGCCGGCATCATGATGCGCTTTGCCAATGATGCACCGATTAAAATGGCAGCAGAAGAAAGTCAGAAAAATGATGCAATGATTAAATCTGGTTTAAAGTCCGACTTACTAGAAATCATTACCAACCGACAATTTTTGATTAGCAGCATTAGCGGTATGTTCGCGATGGGGGCCATCATTAGTTACGCCACCCACGCACCCACCGTTGCAATTACCATGGCGGGCATGAGCAGCATTGGCTTTTCAATTTTATTCGGCATTAATGGCTTGGTTCAATTAGTCAGCTCATTATTTGCACCTACTGTCAGCAAGCGAATCGGCCCGCATCTGACCATCGCATTAGGCCTAGTGATTGCCGGCTTGGCTGCCGTTGGATTATGGACACTGGATAGTACGATTGGACAACAATACCCATTAATATTCTTTGCCTTAACCGCAGTATTTGGCGTCGCCTTTAACTTGATCTTTGGTACCGCAGCAGGATTGGCACTCGCACCATTTGGTCACTGCGCAGGCACCGCCGCTGCTCTGGACGGATTTGCAAGAATGGCCGGTGGCGCATTAATTGCCACACTGGTTACCTTACCTGGTCTAAGTGCATTTAACACAGTTGCTCTAGCCTTTGGATTATTATTATTGCCGCTACCTTGGTTTATTAAAGACGGTATGTTCAACAACCAAGAAGAAATAAATTGTGACCAACAATATCAGCCGCAAGCCGCTTAA
- a CDS encoding LysR family transcriptional regulator, with protein sequence MLLELSRVNLNLLVCLQALLEERSVSRAAERLCLSQSAVSKNLAQLRNITEDQLFIRRSHGLEPTGFALQLQPQLRPLLNQLWQLMQPAMFDPQSSERHFHITLTETSRQLRFHDLLPEILRQAPNIQLSIHNLTMDSMEALNKGKTDLLVMPHDLDTGQYDDRELHRVELYRDQLVCLMNQQHACLDQPWNLDTYLKQRHLNVGSISVGPVLLEQALAERKVERKVVVSVDDFHSATGLCENTDLVFTTSKVWSTYATRMRKVTCLPAPIEMEDLVYHLYWNHRNQMDPGHQWFRQAIINAAKKLQPTPI encoded by the coding sequence ATGTTATTAGAACTATCCCGAGTGAATCTTAATTTGTTAGTTTGCTTGCAGGCATTGCTGGAAGAAAGAAGTGTTTCAAGGGCAGCTGAACGATTGTGTCTTAGCCAATCGGCAGTCAGTAAAAATTTAGCGCAGTTACGAAATATTACTGAAGATCAGCTGTTTATCCGCCGTTCGCATGGGCTGGAACCTACTGGTTTTGCTCTGCAATTGCAGCCGCAATTGAGGCCACTGCTCAACCAGCTATGGCAATTAATGCAACCGGCAATGTTTGATCCTCAATCCAGTGAGCGGCATTTTCATATTACCTTGACTGAAACCTCACGCCAGTTACGGTTTCATGATTTGCTGCCTGAGATTTTGCGTCAGGCGCCGAATATTCAGTTGAGTATTCACAACCTGACCATGGATTCAATGGAGGCCCTCAATAAGGGCAAAACCGATCTGCTGGTGATGCCGCATGATTTAGACACCGGGCAATATGATGATAGAGAATTGCACCGGGTTGAACTTTACCGTGATCAGCTGGTGTGCCTAATGAATCAGCAACATGCTTGTTTGGATCAACCATGGAATTTGGATACTTATCTAAAGCAGCGACACTTAAACGTTGGCAGTATCAGTGTAGGGCCCGTTTTGCTGGAACAAGCGTTGGCCGAGCGCAAAGTAGAGCGAAAAGTGGTGGTCTCGGTTGATGATTTTCATAGCGCAACTGGGCTGTGTGAAAACACCGATTTGGTATTCACTACTTCAAAGGTGTGGTCTACCTATGCGACTCGAATGAGAAAGGTCACTTGTTTGCCAGCACCGATCGAAATGGAAGATTTGGTATATCACTTATATTGGAATCATCGAAATCAGATGGACCCCGGTCATCAGTGGTTTAGGCAGGCTATTATCAATGCTGCAAAAAAATTACAACCAACACCGATTTAA
- a CDS encoding 8-oxo-dGTP diphosphatase, translating into MIELSEQKLDSRFMSSTSNTPGKFSVPFEDNWAPEQRASLVMMVRNDNMLLIHKKRGLGIGKILGPGGRQEPGESMEQCAKRELKEELCIDSGPLRLAGVNRFQFADGLSLEVHIYFGESFEGMPTETAEASPVWYPLGQLPYDKMWPDDEIWIPLMLQNRYFEGDWLFDHESLIDFTLRRVDETA; encoded by the coding sequence TTGATTGAATTGTCTGAGCAAAAGCTAGATTCCAGATTCATGAGTTCGACTTCCAATACTCCAGGTAAGTTTAGTGTTCCCTTTGAAGATAATTGGGCGCCTGAACAGCGAGCATCGTTAGTAATGATGGTTCGCAATGACAACATGCTATTGATTCATAAGAAACGAGGGCTAGGAATCGGCAAGATTCTTGGGCCAGGTGGCCGGCAAGAGCCGGGTGAATCTATGGAGCAATGTGCTAAGCGTGAGCTAAAAGAAGAGCTATGTATTGATTCAGGGCCGCTACGGCTAGCCGGGGTGAATCGTTTTCAGTTTGCCGATGGCCTATCGCTGGAAGTACATATTTACTTCGGTGAGTCATTTGAAGGCATGCCCACTGAAACGGCAGAAGCATCGCCAGTCTGGTACCCACTTGGCCAATTGCCTTATGACAAAATGTGGCCAGATGATGAAATCTGGATTCCATTAATGCTGCAGAACCGTTATTTCGAAGGGGATTGGCTGTTTGACCATGAATCGCTGATTGATTTTACTTTGCGCCGAGTTGATGAGACTGCCTAA